A single uncultured Acetobacterium sp. DNA region contains:
- a CDS encoding corrinoid protein: protein MSKIEEVKAKVEAGKSKLVPGLVQEALDEGSAPGEILQAMVDSMSVVGDKFSSGEIFVPEMLIAAKAMSKGVEVLKPLMAGDGSTSLGTCIIGTVAGDLHDIGKNLVSMMIESAGFDMVDLGVDVPADTFVQAVKDNSNVKLVACSGLLTTTMPALKEAVATVKAAYPDMKVIVGGAPVTPEYAKEVGADGYAPDAGSAAVKAKELATA from the coding sequence ATGTCAAAAATTGAAGAAGTCAAAGCAAAGGTTGAGGCAGGAAAATCGAAATTGGTTCCAGGATTAGTGCAGGAAGCACTCGACGAAGGTAGTGCACCAGGTGAAATTCTCCAGGCGATGGTCGATTCCATGAGCGTTGTTGGGGATAAGTTCTCATCCGGAGAAATTTTCGTACCGGAAATGCTGATCGCCGCCAAAGCAATGTCAAAAGGGGTAGAAGTCCTCAAACCATTGATGGCAGGAGATGGTTCCACTTCACTGGGAACCTGTATCATCGGAACCGTTGCCGGTGACCTGCATGATATCGGTAAAAATCTGGTTTCGATGATGATCGAAAGTGCTGGATTTGACATGGTTGACCTGGGGGTTGACGTACCAGCGGATACTTTTGTTCAAGCAGTAAAAGATAACAGCAATGTCAAACTGGTTGCCTGCTCTGGGCTGCTGACCACCACCATGCCAGCCTTAAAAGAAGCGGTAGCAACAGTGAAAGCAGCTTACCCGGACATGAAAGTGATTGTTGGCGGCGCACCGGTTACCCCGGAATATGCTAAAGAAGTTGGTGCCGACGGATATGCACCAGATGCCGGCAGTGCTGCAGTAAAAGCAAAAGAACTGGCAACCGCATAA
- a CDS encoding zinc ribbon domain-containing protein, whose amino-acid sequence MKENLCQSCGKPMGHTDDLYGTEKNGTKNKDYCEDCYNSGEFTTKISKERMIEVSIPYLMKEKPWLSEDVARKEMEAFFPTLKRWKNGMV is encoded by the coding sequence ATGAAAGAAAATCTGTGTCAAAGTTGCGGAAAACCCATGGGACATACCGATGATTTATATGGTACCGAAAAAAATGGAACCAAGAATAAAGATTATTGTGAAGACTGTTATAATAGCGGAGAATTTACAACTAAAATTTCTAAGGAGCGCATGATTGAAGTAAGTATCCCCTACCTGATGAAAGAAAAACCATGGCTCAGTGAAGATGTAGCCAGAAAGGAAATGGAAGCCTTTTTCCCAACTCTGAAGCGTTGGAAGAATGGGATGGTCTGA
- a CDS encoding Crp/Fnr family transcriptional regulator, protein MELQYYFSDDFSAFEKYFSEIKHSVRRYKKNEPVNGFGEPMNEMYYIISGTMAGSFIHESGNIKTSSFYGKGYLAPLYFPGEIEMMKSFAFTAVTDLEVYVFKRNTFDQYVNSNPKLNIAMYSAYIKLVSLNGQELANQLFSTGMEKICNFFYIYLKNTNDHENRIPFSQYNIAEFVGLNRANVAKYLKVLRDEEVIDTQRNQIIVVNMEKIRRYCSKNI, encoded by the coding sequence ATGGAACTGCAATATTATTTCTCTGATGACTTTTCAGCATTTGAAAAATATTTTTCAGAAATTAAGCACTCAGTACGCCGATATAAGAAAAATGAGCCAGTCAATGGATTCGGGGAACCCATGAATGAAATGTACTATATTATCAGCGGAACCATGGCTGGATCATTTATCCACGAATCTGGCAATATTAAAACCTCATCATTTTATGGAAAAGGTTATTTAGCTCCTTTGTATTTTCCCGGCGAAATTGAAATGATGAAATCTTTTGCTTTTACTGCCGTGACAGATCTTGAGGTCTACGTATTTAAACGAAATACCTTTGATCAATATGTCAATAGTAATCCTAAGTTGAATATTGCGATGTACAGTGCCTATATTAAGCTTGTTTCATTAAATGGCCAGGAGTTGGCGAATCAGTTGTTTTCTACGGGCATGGAAAAAATTTGCAATTTCTTTTATATTTATTTAAAAAACACCAACGACCATGAAAATCGAATTCCATTTTCACAATATAATATTGCCGAATTTGTGGGTCTTAATCGGGCAAATGTAGCAAAATACCTCAAGGTACTGCGGGATGAAGAAGTTATCGATACTCAAAGAAACCAAATTATCGTTGTAAACATGGAAAAAATACGGAGATACTGTTCGAAAAACATTTAA
- a CDS encoding methyltetrahydrofolate cobalamin methyltransferase, which produces MIIIGEKINGAIPSTAKAIAEKDADFIRNLAKIQTAAGVDYIDVCASVDDDIELETMKWLIDLVQEVTETPIAVDSPNVYTCIESMKYCNKPGLFNSVSLEGDKIDAAFKAIADTKWECVALLNSDKGIPKTAKDRLDVFADLMAKVKEYGIDPSRMHIDPLVEMLCTSEDGIAMVVEVIRSIKEQYPTIHVTGAVSNISFNLPARKMVNMGFTVLAMNAGLDSAILDPTNGDLMGIIFATEALLGEDDYCMEYIGAYREGIFGQKK; this is translated from the coding sequence ATGATTATCATTGGCGAAAAAATTAATGGCGCAATTCCCTCAACTGCAAAAGCAATCGCAGAAAAAGATGCAGATTTTATAAGAAATCTGGCAAAGATTCAGACCGCGGCCGGTGTTGATTACATCGATGTTTGTGCATCCGTTGACGATGATATCGAACTGGAAACAATGAAATGGTTAATCGATCTGGTTCAGGAAGTCACTGAGACCCCAATTGCCGTGGATAGTCCTAACGTCTATACCTGTATCGAATCCATGAAATATTGTAACAAACCCGGTTTGTTTAACTCTGTATCACTTGAAGGCGACAAAATCGATGCGGCATTTAAAGCCATCGCCGATACCAAATGGGAATGTGTAGCATTGTTGAACAGTGATAAAGGGATTCCTAAAACGGCCAAAGACCGTTTGGATGTCTTTGCCGATTTAATGGCAAAGGTCAAAGAATACGGCATTGATCCATCCCGTATGCATATTGATCCCTTGGTTGAAATGCTCTGTACCTCGGAAGACGGCATTGCCATGGTAGTCGAAGTGATCCGCAGCATTAAAGAACAATATCCAACCATTCATGTCACCGGAGCAGTCAGCAATATTTCGTTCAACCTGCCGGCTCGAAAAATGGTCAATATGGGCTTTACTGTCCTGGCGATGAATGCCGGTCTGGACAGTGCTATCCTTGACCCGACAAATGGGGATTTAATGGGGATCATTTTTGCCACTGAAGCGCTGCTTGGTGAAGATGACTATTGCATGGAGTACATCGGTGCTTATCGGGAAGGTATTTTCGGTCAGAAAAAATAG
- a CDS encoding TetR/AcrR family transcriptional regulator has protein sequence MYEKGIQTRNHLYQISKKLFYENGYENTKIKDIVTVADTPIGLFTYYFKTKDNVVHEIYSDYYQQIDNCITELTIDGLENSILRHATLSWIYFNRILNNENNRRFYYEILKKASNYRIAGDFIRNTYCRYIEDYNLVISEREFDNMLYIDFGGRREYFLNYFEKPLNDSVDELVFLLNGILPRMLGIDQHAVTTLIYKGLQIAKTIDCDTIHFLCE, from the coding sequence ATGTACGAAAAAGGTATCCAAACAAGAAATCATCTTTATCAAATTTCTAAAAAACTCTTTTATGAAAATGGTTATGAAAATACTAAAATCAAAGATATTGTAACTGTTGCTGATACACCAATTGGACTTTTCACCTATTACTTTAAAACAAAAGATAATGTCGTACACGAAATATATTCTGATTATTATCAACAGATCGACAATTGTATTACAGAATTAACCATCGATGGACTTGAAAACTCGATCCTTCGTCACGCTACATTAAGCTGGATTTATTTTAACCGGATCCTCAATAATGAAAACAACCGACGCTTTTACTATGAGATTCTAAAAAAAGCTTCAAACTATCGAATTGCTGGCGATTTTATCCGCAACACATACTGTCGATACATTGAAGATTATAATCTTGTGATCAGTGAAAGAGAATTTGATAATATGCTTTACATCGATTTTGGCGGACGCCGAGAGTACTTCCTTAATTATTTTGAAAAACCCCTCAATGATTCGGTGGATGAGCTGGTGTTTTTACTCAATGGTATTCTGCCACGAATGCTTGGTATTGATCAACATGCTGTTACTACCCTTATTTATAAAGGTCTTCAAATCGCCAAAACCATAGACTGTGATACTATTCATTTTCTTTGCGAATAA
- a CDS encoding PAS domain S-box protein produces MANNFYHEIIKNLQVGYAYHRIICDVQGTPVDYEYIEVNKAFETATGLSAEAIIGRTVTEILPDIEDSEFDWIHFYGEIALHNSTGEIEQYAEPLRRWYRVQVYSPETNYFITLFYDITKEKQDLTEKTLLLTTLHDIVFEVSLDYHFTNVIVHDESSLFISKDAVIGSHIADIFSKDLADEMFSVFETARITMKKRDFEYKSPFSSDKRWFLAEIFYLENKDSPKYVVSIHDITEKKERERDLQETKEYLTNLIQYANAPIITWSPDFKITKFNNAFEQLTGRSRSEVMGHHLELLFPDSSKIQSMLFIRETSYGERWESVEIPILHVSGEERVVLWNSANIMNSEGVLIATIAQGQDISHRIKTENELRASEEKYRLIFENVPLGIFHFDETGRLTDCNDNFSRIVGATQEQLIGLCSLKLPDKNIVKAVTETLNGKSQLFEDSYYSTLGNKTIQLRAHFAPLLSIAGHVIGGIGILEDIGDRKNMENSLYLEKERLRTTLLSIGDGVISTDSRGSVTLINKVAENLTGWCQSDAYGLPLDQVLSLVNEYTRESCDNPASRVLETGKIIELNNHTILLSKDGREIPVEDSAAPIRNQDGHITGVVIVFRDFSDKKEKQEQIEYLSFHDHLTGLYNRRFFDEELRRLNTPRNLPLSLLIFDVNGLKLTNDAFGHIAGDRLLKTVAHTMQKMSRSDDIISRIGGDEFVILLPQTEIHEAKELAKRINDTLSKEHLEAGHVSISSGWGVKTDIEEEIDEVFKAAENKMYQYKISERNSTRNEAIQFIMKTLYEKLPREQEHSEQVSKISGAIGAAMGFTNEEINELMTVGALHDIGKIAIGNEILDKLDNLSDYEWLEIRRHPEISYSILSSLNDYAPLANITLVHHERYDGTGYPKGLVGEQIPLQARIIAIADAYDAMTYGRPYKEPMSAEAAIEEIIDGKSTQFDPIIVDIFLTVMSENNNKL; encoded by the coding sequence ATGGCAAATAATTTTTATCATGAAATCATCAAAAATCTTCAAGTAGGCTATGCTTATCATCGGATTATTTGTGATGTCCAAGGAACTCCTGTGGACTATGAATATATCGAGGTGAATAAAGCATTTGAAACTGCCACTGGCCTGTCTGCCGAAGCAATCATCGGTAGGACGGTTACTGAAATTCTGCCTGATATTGAGGATTCTGAATTCGACTGGATTCATTTCTACGGCGAGATTGCTCTCCATAATAGTACTGGAGAAATCGAGCAATATGCTGAACCTTTAAGACGTTGGTATCGGGTTCAGGTCTATTCTCCCGAAACCAATTATTTTATTACGCTGTTTTATGACATCACAAAAGAAAAGCAGGATTTGACAGAGAAAACACTATTACTTACGACCCTTCATGATATTGTGTTTGAAGTGAGTCTGGATTATCACTTTACCAATGTCATTGTCCATGATGAATCGTCGCTTTTTATTTCAAAAGATGCTGTCATTGGAAGTCACATTGCTGATATTTTCTCCAAAGATTTAGCTGATGAAATGTTTTCAGTGTTTGAGACTGCTCGCATCACCATGAAGAAACGCGATTTTGAGTACAAGTCGCCGTTTTCATCTGACAAGCGCTGGTTTCTAGCCGAAATTTTTTATCTTGAAAACAAAGACTCCCCCAAATATGTGGTCAGTATCCACGACATTACCGAAAAAAAAGAACGTGAAAGAGACCTCCAGGAAACCAAGGAATACTTAACTAATCTGATTCAATATGCCAATGCACCCATTATCACCTGGTCTCCTGACTTTAAAATCACAAAATTCAATAATGCCTTTGAACAATTAACCGGGCGTTCTCGTTCTGAAGTAATGGGTCACCATCTGGAGTTACTTTTTCCGGATTCCAGCAAAATTCAATCGATGCTTTTTATTCGGGAAACCTCCTACGGAGAACGATGGGAAAGCGTCGAAATACCAATCTTGCATGTTTCTGGTGAAGAACGGGTGGTACTTTGGAACTCAGCCAATATCATGAATTCCGAAGGTGTTTTGATCGCTACTATCGCTCAGGGTCAAGATATCAGCCATCGTATTAAAACCGAAAATGAACTCCGTGCCAGTGAAGAAAAATATCGCTTAATTTTTGAAAATGTTCCGCTGGGAATTTTTCATTTTGATGAAACAGGGCGTCTTACCGATTGCAATGACAATTTTTCCAGAATTGTTGGCGCCACCCAGGAGCAACTCATTGGCTTATGCTCTTTGAAATTACCGGATAAAAACATCGTCAAAGCTGTAACTGAAACGCTTAATGGTAAATCTCAATTATTTGAAGACAGCTATTATTCAACGTTGGGCAATAAAACCATTCAACTCAGAGCACATTTTGCCCCCTTGCTATCGATAGCAGGTCATGTTATCGGTGGAATCGGCATCCTGGAAGATATCGGTGATCGGAAAAATATGGAAAACTCACTTTATTTGGAAAAAGAGCGTTTACGGACCACTTTACTTTCCATCGGCGACGGTGTTATTTCAACTGATTCTCGCGGATCAGTTACCCTAATTAATAAGGTTGCTGAAAATCTTACTGGTTGGTGCCAATCAGATGCTTATGGTCTGCCGTTGGATCAAGTTCTGAGTCTGGTTAATGAATATACCCGGGAAAGCTGTGACAATCCAGCCAGCCGCGTCCTTGAAACAGGGAAAATAATTGAGCTAAATAATCATACCATCCTTCTTTCAAAAGATGGTCGGGAAATCCCTGTTGAAGATAGTGCCGCACCCATCAGAAACCAGGATGGCCACATCACTGGTGTCGTCATTGTCTTCCGAGATTTTTCAGATAAAAAAGAAAAACAGGAACAAATTGAATATCTGAGTTTTCATGATCATCTCACCGGTTTATACAATCGCCGTTTTTTTGATGAGGAACTGCGGCGATTAAATACCCCCCGGAACCTCCCCTTGTCGCTGCTAATTTTTGACGTCAATGGTTTAAAGTTAACCAATGATGCCTTTGGTCACATCGCTGGTGATCGGTTACTGAAAACAGTTGCCCATACCATGCAAAAGATGAGTCGCAGTGATGATATTATCTCTCGGATCGGTGGCGATGAATTTGTGATCCTCCTCCCGCAAACAGAAATTCATGAGGCTAAGGAGCTGGCAAAACGGATCAATGACACCTTGAGCAAAGAACATCTGGAAGCTGGACATGTTTCTATTTCCAGTGGATGGGGAGTAAAAACAGATATTGAAGAAGAAATCGACGAGGTTTTTAAAGCGGCTGAAAACAAAATGTATCAGTATAAAATTTCCGAACGCAACAGTACCCGAAACGAAGCAATCCAATTCATCATGAAAACCCTATATGAAAAATTGCCACGAGAACAGGAACACTCGGAACAGGTGAGCAAGATCAGCGGGGCTATCGGTGCGGCCATGGGATTTACAAATGAAGAAATCAATGAACTGATGACTGTCGGAGCCCTTCATGATATTGGTAAAATTGCCATTGGTAACGAAATCCTTGATAAGTTGGATAACCTCAGCGATTATGAATGGCTGGAAATAAGAAGACATCCGGAAATCAGCTACAGCATATTAAGTTCCCTAAATGACTATGCCCCTTTAGCAAATATCACGCTTGTCCATCATGAACGCTATGACGGCACAGGCTACCCAAAAGGTTTAGTGGGCGAACAGATTCCCTTGCAGGCCCGCATCATTGCGATTGCTGATGCCTATGATGCCATGACTTATGGTCGTCCCTATAAAGAGCCCATGAGTGCTGAAGCTGCTATCGAAGAAATCATTGATGGCAAAAGCACCCAATTTGATCCGATTATCGTAGATATCTTTCTAACCGTGATGTCGGAAAATAACAACAAACTATAA
- a CDS encoding NAD(P)H-dependent oxidoreductase: MITILSDHTNQKVGEKLYESLKNKNISTEFISVADINVGPCYSCGGCTDKTYGKCINRDDADMIFSKLVHTDVMVMITPVKWGSYSFKTKRVFDKCAVIGDRHYYKKNGELVKGKIGNINTFVAVGVKANWLDGEKEVFQNLVAENIKIMNIKGRAYVVDNSNWEGCLEAIIEELS; this comes from the coding sequence ATGATTACGATATTATCAGATCATACCAACCAGAAAGTTGGGGAAAAACTGTATGAAAGCTTAAAAAATAAAAATATCTCGACGGAGTTCATTTCTGTTGCAGATATAAATGTAGGTCCTTGTTACAGCTGTGGTGGATGTACCGACAAAACTTATGGAAAATGCATCAATCGGGATGATGCGGATATGATTTTCTCCAAATTGGTTCATACTGATGTAATGGTAATGATCACCCCAGTTAAATGGGGAAGCTATTCTTTCAAAACAAAACGTGTTTTTGATAAGTGTGCGGTCATTGGTGATCGACACTATTACAAAAAAAATGGCGAACTGGTAAAAGGAAAAATTGGAAATATTAATACCTTTGTTGCGGTTGGCGTTAAAGCTAATTGGTTAGATGGTGAAAAAGAAGTTTTTCAAAATCTAGTTGCAGAAAATATCAAAATTATGAATATAAAAGGAAGGGCTTATGTGGTTGATAATAGCAACTGGGAAGGTTGTCTTGAAGCGATTATTGAGGAGTTGAGCTAA
- a CDS encoding uroporphyrinogen decarboxylase family protein has product MLTKKQNLVEVMKGGNPDRFVKQYEAFALMMKTPITRLKPPVGGSIVNEWGVTLSWPEGQLGSFPVHDKEHIVIKDITKWRDYVKAPNLDYPEEAWATAIADANAVDRNDKYVTVFVAPGLFEHVHYLMSMEEALMAYYEEPEDMHDLIDYLVEFELKLAKEFIDHLHPDAVFHHDDWGSQINSFISPAMFEEFFVPAYKKIYGYYKENGVELIVHHSDSFAANLVPAMIEMGIDIWQGVMNTNNIPELIKKYGDKITFMGGIHSGLVDFPGWTPEIVAKYVEATCKENGKLYFIPSQTSGLPIDSFPGVYETINKEIDKMTKEMF; this is encoded by the coding sequence ATGTTAACTAAAAAACAAAATCTAGTTGAAGTGATGAAAGGCGGAAATCCGGATCGATTTGTAAAACAATATGAAGCCTTTGCATTAATGATGAAGACCCCGATTACACGATTAAAACCACCAGTTGGTGGATCAATCGTCAATGAATGGGGTGTTACGCTGAGTTGGCCGGAAGGACAACTGGGATCATTTCCTGTCCATGATAAGGAACACATTGTGATTAAGGATATAACGAAATGGCGTGACTATGTTAAAGCACCAAATCTTGACTATCCTGAAGAAGCATGGGCAACGGCAATCGCAGATGCGAATGCCGTTGATCGCAATGATAAGTACGTCACTGTTTTTGTAGCACCGGGTCTTTTTGAACATGTCCATTACCTGATGAGCATGGAAGAAGCATTAATGGCTTATTATGAAGAACCGGAAGATATGCATGACCTCATTGACTATTTGGTTGAGTTTGAACTGAAGCTGGCAAAAGAGTTTATTGATCATCTTCACCCCGATGCAGTTTTCCATCATGATGATTGGGGCAGCCAGATCAACTCGTTTATTTCACCAGCAATGTTTGAAGAATTCTTTGTTCCCGCTTACAAGAAAATTTATGGCTACTATAAAGAAAATGGCGTTGAGCTGATTGTTCACCACAGTGACAGTTTTGCGGCTAATCTAGTGCCAGCTATGATTGAAATGGGGATTGATATCTGGCAAGGGGTAATGAATACCAACAATATTCCTGAATTGATCAAAAAATATGGCGATAAAATTACCTTTATGGGTGGGATTCACAGCGGTTTAGTCGATTTCCCCGGATGGACGCCTGAAATTGTTGCTAAATACGTTGAGGCAACCTGTAAAGAAAATGGAAAGCTTTATTTCATCCCTTCCCAAACCTCAGGTCTTCCAATTGATTCATTCCCGGGTGTATACGAAACCATCAATAAAGAAATTGACAAAATGACAAAGGAAATGTTCTAA
- a CDS encoding glycoside-pentoside-hexuronide (GPH):cation symporter: protein MAEKLKKRVIYLYGLPSFGFQIFIYVELMFFSAFLTDAVKMPVALAGSVLMITSIFDLIWVPVAGIILQKSNLKWGKFRSWLLIGPPVAAMLYILQFLKIGSSMTNAITACIGFIIGHLVFDVYYSAHIAMNSALSDNVDERVKMSANRGIFNALGSLTFSYVGVKAIQAISKAYNDPAMGYTTVVIAVALIMVLCYWTFFFLTKEYAFRGTVPITQKKESMSISEILQELLHNPPLIGLLLIDLGRYVGKFVVLGLAFYYFKYVLNDLPGMAIFMTGLTVVMLVSATLATTVSKIFGPRKAYVGALCIFIAGLLITWLVPMSATAFKIVMLVSFIGYGLPDALVVAMYATCVDYGEWRTGKNVRGFIMALLTTPIKVGNFIKSVIITTALASASYVADMTPTPELIQGIKNGFCLYPALVMIFGLIAFVILSRKLKDMENDKAAKKA from the coding sequence ATGGCTGAAAAATTAAAGAAGAGAGTCATCTATCTATATGGTTTACCGTCGTTTGGGTTTCAGATTTTTATCTATGTAGAACTCATGTTTTTTTCTGCATTCTTGACTGATGCTGTCAAGATGCCGGTTGCATTGGCAGGTTCAGTCCTCATGATCACCAGTATCTTTGATCTGATCTGGGTTCCAGTGGCTGGGATTATCCTTCAGAAAAGTAATCTTAAGTGGGGAAAATTTCGGTCTTGGTTGTTGATTGGTCCACCAGTCGCTGCAATGCTCTATATCCTGCAATTTTTGAAAATAGGAAGTTCCATGACAAATGCCATCACGGCATGTATTGGGTTTATCATCGGTCATCTGGTATTTGATGTTTACTATTCGGCACATATCGCAATGAATAGTGCATTATCGGATAACGTCGATGAACGGGTTAAAATGTCAGCCAATAGGGGGATATTTAATGCGCTTGGTTCGCTAACTTTCTCATATGTCGGTGTCAAAGCCATTCAAGCGATCAGCAAAGCTTATAATGATCCGGCAATGGGTTATACTACTGTTGTTATCGCGGTTGCGTTAATTATGGTTTTGTGTTATTGGACCTTTTTCTTTCTGACAAAAGAATATGCGTTTCGTGGAACGGTGCCGATAACCCAGAAAAAAGAAAGCATGTCAATTTCTGAAATACTTCAAGAATTGCTTCACAATCCGCCTTTAATCGGTTTGCTGTTAATTGATCTCGGTCGGTATGTTGGCAAGTTCGTTGTTCTTGGCTTGGCATTTTACTATTTTAAATATGTTCTCAATGATCTTCCGGGAATGGCGATTTTCATGACTGGTCTGACAGTCGTGATGCTGGTTTCAGCAACATTGGCAACAACCGTTTCAAAAATATTCGGGCCGCGTAAAGCTTATGTGGGAGCACTGTGTATCTTTATTGCCGGCTTGCTGATTACCTGGCTGGTTCCAATGTCGGCAACCGCCTTCAAAATTGTGATGCTTGTTTCTTTTATCGGTTACGGTTTGCCAGATGCTCTAGTTGTCGCTATGTACGCTACCTGTGTTGATTACGGGGAATGGCGAACTGGAAAAAACGTTCGTGGTTTCATCATGGCACTTTTGACAACCCCAATTAAAGTCGGAAATTTCATCAAAAGCGTTATTATCACAACGGCCTTGGCATCTGCTAGTTATGTAGCCGATATGACACCCACACCGGAACTGATTCAGGGCATTAAAAATGGTTTTTGTTTATACCCGGCACTGGTCATGATATTTGGATTGATTGCGTTTGTCATCCTATCAAGAAAATTAAAAGATATGGAAAATGATAAAGCTGCTAAAAAAGCTTAA
- a CDS encoding MFS transporter has protein sequence MNQPLKKSVINLYGLPSFGFQTLVTIEVMFFAAFLTDFAKLPLALVSTILLATSLVDILAVPTSGVILEKSNLKWGKYRSWLLVGPPVAAIFYVLQFTQLGGSATVSAIIIFIGFVVSHLVWNTFYAAHISLNNAMTLDRGERISMASNRGMFNALGTLAFTYFGVKAITAIGVGVGNPVLGYTYMAAITGCIMIACNWIYFVITKDYAFKGCAAPDEKQAEKMSVGEMLKQIIVNPPLMGLMLVELGRYLGRFIIFGMAFYYFKYVINDMPGMALFMTGLTVVNFFSAMIAAPIAKRLGEKNTYMIALSLLVIGLLIVWFMPLQATAFKIIMLLAYIGYGLPDSLGVAMYSATVDYGEWKTGKNARGFIMSLISFPIKISIFVRSIIIAAVLSSVNYVADMAVTPELIQGIKNGFSLYPAIVIIIGLLLMFKMYSLTPKKMAEMNKEVAERKLSATE, from the coding sequence ATGAATCAACCATTGAAAAAATCGGTCATTAATCTTTATGGATTACCGTCATTTGGATTTCAGACACTCGTTACCATCGAGGTCATGTTTTTTGCAGCATTTTTAACAGACTTTGCAAAACTGCCGTTGGCATTGGTCAGCACGATCTTACTGGCAACCAGTCTGGTCGATATTTTAGCGGTTCCAACGTCTGGTGTTATTCTGGAAAAAAGCAATTTAAAATGGGGGAAATACCGTTCCTGGCTATTAGTCGGTCCACCTGTTGCTGCAATATTTTATGTGCTTCAGTTTACCCAGCTCGGCGGTTCAGCAACAGTTAGTGCTATAATTATTTTTATTGGTTTTGTTGTCAGCCATTTAGTATGGAATACCTTTTATGCAGCGCATATTTCATTGAATAATGCGATGACTTTGGACCGTGGCGAACGAATCTCCATGGCCAGCAACCGGGGGATGTTCAATGCCCTGGGAACGCTCGCTTTTACTTACTTTGGCGTAAAAGCCATTACTGCCATTGGTGTCGGCGTTGGCAACCCGGTATTAGGTTATACTTACATGGCAGCCATCACTGGCTGTATCATGATCGCTTGTAACTGGATCTATTTTGTCATTACAAAAGACTATGCGTTTAAAGGTTGTGCAGCTCCAGATGAAAAACAAGCTGAAAAAATGTCAGTCGGAGAAATGCTTAAACAAATTATTGTCAATCCACCATTAATGGGACTGATGTTAGTGGAACTGGGAAGATACCTGGGCCGATTCATCATTTTCGGAATGGCATTCTATTACTTCAAATATGTTATCAATGATATGCCGGGAATGGCTCTATTTATGACCGGATTGACTGTCGTCAACTTCTTCTCAGCGATGATTGCAGCACCAATTGCAAAACGTTTGGGTGAAAAAAACACTTATATGATCGCACTGAGCCTGTTAGTTATCGGATTACTAATTGTATGGTTTATGCCACTTCAGGCAACCGCTTTCAAGATCATTATGCTGCTGGCTTATATCGGTTATGGTTTACCTGATTCATTGGGGGTTGCAATGTACTCCGCAACGGTTGATTATGGCGAATGGAAAACTGGGAAAAATGCCCGTGGTTTCATCATGTCACTGATCAGTTTCCCAATCAAAATCTCGATCTTTGTTCGTTCAATTATTATTGCCGCCGTACTTAGTTCTGTAAATTATGTAGCGGATATGGCAGTGACACCAGAACTGATTCAAGGAATTAAAAATGGATTTTCGCTGTACCCTGCCATTGTTATCATCATTGGATTACTGTTAATGTTCAAAATGTACTCATTAACACCTAAAAAAATGGCAGAAATGAATAAAGAAGTTGCGGAAAGAAAACTATCTGCAACAGAATAA